One window of the Corticium candelabrum chromosome 7, ooCorCand1.1, whole genome shotgun sequence genome contains the following:
- the LOC134182048 gene encoding centrosome-associated protein CEP250-like, with the protein MGEVLVIRGEYKCANRILQEAARMQRHVLPTNHWETAITLCRMAEKQAKQDQQMAALQLFQESSEMMSKSIGVEHPIRGRSLFGVAKVLVRQQKWEEAERILKESVNILGVTLGYHPTTSAAIRDLNYCLRMLKKDQEAVDILQQHQRAVSYHQVEHQASAFQVDDLQRELEQLRESNRAIQAEKSALQQQLADQEAVTHTVIEENERQVGEVRRLLQVLQQCDEDIKQLQTAVHDQEHLAAQKQREANYLQQEITRMTSELDDKEGQLQQQGEELNDMRSTIEEQRRQIDVLRHEVQEKHTTNERLARDLQRRERSVQELQQLQRQYDSVIQIHDDSLHMTGLELGKGAYGEVGVGMWSGVAVAVKTFHEDPVRVDELNISFIRREVSVSSRVHHPNVVSICGAIAENEVPLRIVMELLEGSLKDVIKAALKRRYLSMREQVDIAVGCLCGVMYLHQLQPALLHGDIRSTNILISKTMEAKIGDLGSCRFSNESLSVGPLSPQYIAPERVVEGHELWKVTQSPHPTQHKPTCIAWESRLLSYSQELLQRGNCVKLSFKLFLMFHCRTFAMLWQKRIHVIAFLQQQLSCK; encoded by the exons atggGAGAAGTATTGGTGATAAGGGGTGAGTACAAGTGTGCCAATAGGATACTGCAAGAAGCAGCAAGAATGCAAAGACACGTTTTACCAACCAACCATTGGGAGACTGCTATAA CTCTTTGTCGTATGGCAGAAAAGCAAGCGaaacaagaccaacaaatgGCTGCTTTGCAGTTGTTCCAAGAGTCATCAGAAATGATGAGCAAATCAATAGGTGTGGAACACCCAATAAGAGGAAGAA GTTTATTTGGTGTTGCTAAAGTCCTTGTAAGACAACAGAAGTGGGAAGAAGCAGAAAGGATCTTGAAGGAAAGTGTCAACATTTTGGGTGTGACTCTAGGGTACCACCCCACAACAAGTGCAG CAATTCGAGATCTGAACTATTGCTTACGAATGCTAAAGAAAGATCAAGAAGCAGTCgacattttgcaacaacatcaacgaGCTGTTTCTTATCATCAAG tCGAGCATCAAGCAAGTGCATTTCAAGTTGATGATTTACAAAGAGAGTTGGAGCAGCTCAGAGAAAGCAATCGAGCCATTCAAGCAGAGAAATCTGCTTTACAGCAGCAATTGGCTGATCAGGAGGCTGTAACTCATACCGTCATTGAGGAGAATGAACGTCAAGTGGGAGAAGTAAGGAGATTGCTGCAAGTTCTCCAGCAGTGTgatgaagacatcaaacaattgcaaacagcaGTTCATGATCAGGAACATCTTGCAGCacagaaacagagagaagCAAATTATCTACAGCAGGAAATCACGAGAATGACAAGCGAACTAGATGACAAAGAGggacaactacaacaacagggAGAAGAGTTGAATGATATGAGAAGCACAATAGAAGAACAGAGAAGACAAATTGATGTTTTGAGGCACGAGGTACAAGAGAAGCACACGACTAATGAACGTCTGGCAAGAGACTTGCAGAGACGTGAAAGGTCAGTGCAGGAGCTCCAACAACTTCAACGTCAATATGACAGCGTTATACAaatccatgatgacagttTACACATGACTGGATTAGAGTTGGGAAAAGGAGCTTATGGAG AGGTTGGTGTTGGCATGTGGAGTGGTGTAGCAGTTGCTGTCAAGACATTTCATGAAGATCCGGTTAGAGTAGATGAACTCAATATTTCATTCATTCGACGTGAAGTGTCGGTGTCCAGTCGTGTCCATCACCCCAACGTCGTATCCATCTGTGGAGCTATCGCTGAGAATGAAGTTCCTCTTCGTATCGTCATGGAGCTTTTGGAAGGATCACTGAAAGATGTGATCAAAGCTGCTCTGAAAAGGAGATATCTGTCCATGAGGGAACAAGTGGATATAGCTGTgggatgtctgtgtggtgtgatgtatcTTCACCAGCTGCAGCCTGCTCTTCTTCATGGAGACATTCGCTCTACCAACATTCTCATCAGCAAGACCATGGAAGCCAAAATCGGTGATCTGGGCTCTTGTCGCTTCTCTAACGAGTCACTTTCTGTTGGTCCTCTCAGTCCACAATACATTGCACCAGAACGAGTTGTGGAAGGTCACGAGTTGTGGAAGGTCACGCAGTCCCCCCacccaacacaacacaagccgACATGTATAGCTTGGGAGTCACGTTTGTTGAGTTATTCACAGGAGTTGCTACAGAGAGGAAATTGCGTGAAACTCAGTTTCAAGCTGTTCCTTATGTTCCACTGCAGGACATTTGCTATGCTATGGCAGAAGAGAATCCACGTGATCgcatttctgcagcagcagctctcaTGCAAGTGA
- the LOC134182369 gene encoding uncharacterized protein LOC134182369 produces MASIRCPIAGCNWENTFKRVLAHIRSFHRPDDCPEAFIQEHGLSKCPKCSQWFLKIHQHTSRCCSSSICVDHTQTSSQEPAKASTHPDKSSAGVELEANFQSDREAEAWRLIDSLTTEAILDWMPPRTVQNVTPGLRGLFHDCCLVPLRKIEDDPTSDRGWKLLLLLPRMLLQPHARGGKVGTREVKAIYNRFLQFHWHELIHLRGGSNRSRSTSGPDQRKKAAMRLIQCGEMSRASQILTSQGLAPTTDDTVSKLSSKHPKRRTSQLSHDDFHEQEKSEHPFSLKKEAYFEAIRKAPRGSGAGPSGWRYEHLRGLLENDLTCNLFYGVCSLIADGKVPDSVLPLLTASRLIALPKANSDVRPIAIGEAIRRITAKALCIQLNESFCSYFSPIQHGIATRGGAELLIHHISFLMESNPDCSVLSTDVKNAFNSVSRDSILKESKKNFPEIYAHVRQMYDRPSTLIYVNGQGTVKLQSEEGVHQGDPLGPVLFSAALHPIVTVIQNNHPGITLLAYLDDVYVLGPPKDALAVLLDLKASLSEIGLEIKDEKCKLYFPTAPDNFSAGVPVSKDGIDVLGSPVGNHDYVQSRCLAVANMGSSLCSKLLELDDPQCGLLLLRHCHVPRLNFLARTVPPDRLLHAAVCHDHLTRATFTDMVGLNELDDTGWSQATLKVGFGGFGLSSTQKMAHLAFLASWAHSLKELPLRFPPLKDRLERFIEGSNTGQLIRTLVAKLPPKSGADDDEQFHTLEQMTEYPRKLQHRLTVDASHKRSEEVIKSMNSERHVARIRSLHGKGAGAWLEVIPTSDKNALKPNEFRVASCMRLGAGLPFSRLLKTCDCGTELDREGYHLLTCKYGGGPVWTHNSIVSAWSDCLSDLLIPHQIEPRQRFVDNENRPDITLYDTDTGITKECDVSIAHPWSKDIIKGAAREGGHAAAKREAAKSKKYSEESLADGSKPIVVPLVFEHFGRWGLKADELMNELGKKARGFDGRRIAVEFKTFWRKRLSITLQKCNSRVILRKLSRLSVRSLGDDSVLGVDRDIQCFTH; encoded by the coding sequence ATGGCCAGCATACGTTGCCCTATTGCTGGATGCAACTGGGAGAACACGTTCAAACGGGTTCTTGCACACATTAGGAGTTTCCACAGGCCTGACGATTGTCCAGAAGCTTTCATTCAAGAACATGGGTTATCTAAATGTCCTAAGTGTTCTCAGTGGTTCCTCAAGATCCATCAACACACATCCAGATGTTGTTCGTCTTCCATATGCGTTGACCACACCCAAACTTCATCACAAGAACCTGCTAAGGCGTCTACACATCCTGATAAGTCTTCTGCTGGTGTTGAATTGGAGGCAAACTTCCAATCTGACAGGGAGGCTGAGGCATGGAGGCTGATTGACTCTCTGACCACGGAAGCCATATTGGATTGGATGCCACCACGAACTGTGCAGAATGTAACACCTGGTCTTCGAGGTTTGTTTCATGACTGCTGTCTTGTTCCTTTGAGGAAGATTGAAGATGACCCTACCAGTGATAGAGGATGGAAACTCCTTCTTCTGCTTCCTAGAATGCTTCTCCAACCACATGCTAGAGGTGGCAAAGTAGGTACAAGAGAAGTCAAGGCCATCTACAATCGCTTTTTGCAGTTTCACTGGCATGAACTGATTCATCTACGTGGAGGATCGAATAGATCTCGCTCTACCTCAGGCCCAGATCAGAGAAAGAAGGCTGCTATGCGTCTGATTCAGTGTGGTGAGATGTCTCGAGCTTCACAAATTTTGACTAGTCAGGGTCTTGCTCCTACTACTGATGACACTGTAAGCAAGCTCTCAAGCAAACATCCTAAGCGAAGGACATCTCAGTTGTCTCACGATGATTTTCACGAGCAAGAGAAATCAGAGCATCCTTTTTCTTTAAAGAAGGAAGCTTATTTTGAGGCCATAAGGAAGGCACCCAGAGGAAGTGGAGCAGGGCCTTCTGGTTGGCGATATGAACATCTTCGTGGGCTCCTGGAGAATGATTTGACTTGTAACTTGTTCTATGGAGTGTGCTCGCTCATTGCAGATGGTAAAGTTCCGGATTCAGTTCTGCCACTTCTGACAGCATCTCGACTCATTGCCTTACCAAAAGCAAATTCTGATGTAAGACCCATTGCCATCGGTGAAGCTATCAGGAGAATTACAGCTAAGGCTCTGTGTATTCAGCTGAATGAATCTTTCTGCTCCTACTTTTCCCCCATACAACATGGCATTGCTACACGTGGTGGGGCAGAGTTATTGATACACCACATTTCGTTTCTCATGGAGAGCAATCCCGACTGTTCAGTTCTCTCTACGGATGTAAAAAACGCCTTTAACTCGGTATCAAGGGATAGCATACTcaaagaatcaaagaagaACTTTCCTGAAATCTATGCCCATGTGAGACAAATGTATGATAGACCAAGTACTTTGATATATGTCAACGGTCAGGGGACGGTGAAATTGCAGTCAGAAGAAGGTGTCCATCAGGGTGACCCCCTTGGACCAGTTTTGTTCTCGGCAGCATTGCACCCCATTGTAACAGTTATTCAGAATAACCACCCGGGCATTACGCTTTTGGCATATCTGGATGATGTCTATGTTCTGGGACCACCAAAAGATGCTTTAGCAGTCCTTTTGGATTTGAAGGCATCCCTTTCTGAGATCGGTCTAGAAATCAAAGATGAAAAATGCAAATTGTATTTTCCCACTGCTCCTGATAATTTCAGCGCTGGTGTCCCAGTTAGCAAAGATGGAATCGACGTGTTGGGGTCACCTGTAGGCAATCATGATTATGTTCAGTCTAGGTGCCTGGCTGTGGCTAACATGGGCAGCTCGTTGTGTTCAAAGCTACTTGAACTTGACGACCCTCAGTGTGGCCTCCTTTTGCTCAGACATTGTCATGTCCCCAGGCTGAATTTTTTGGCTAGGACTGTGCCACCTGACAGGttactgcatgcagctgtttGTCATGACCACCTTACAAGGGCTACTTTCACTGACATGGTTGGTTTGAACGAATTGGATGACACCGGATGGAGCCAGGCCACTCTGAAGGTCGGGTTCGGCGGATTTGGCTTATCATCAACTCAGAAGATGGCTCACCTAGCATTTCTGGCGTCATGGGCACACTCTTTGAAAGAACTGCCATTGAGATTTCCACCTCTGAAAGATCGTTTAGAACGGTTTATTGAAGGTAGCAATACAGGACAACTTATTCGTACATTGGTGGCAAAACTACCACCCAAGTCGGGTGCAGATGATGACGAGCAGTTTCACACCTTAGAGCAGATGACAGAATACCCtagaaaattgcaacatcgCCTGACGGTAGACGCTTCTCATAAACGATCAGAAGAAGTTATCAAAAGCATGAACTCAGAGAGACATGTTGCAAGGATCAGGTCCTTACacggaaaaggagctggagcatggctagagGTAATACCAACTTCAGACAAGAACGCACTGAAGCCGAATGAATTTCGTGTAGCGTCTTGTATGAGGTTGGGTGCTGGTTTGCCTTTCAGCCGGCTGCTtaagacgtgtgactgtggaactGAGCTGGATCGCGAGGGCTATCACCTtttgacatgtaaatatggaggtggacctgtgtggacgCATAACTCCATAGTGTCTGCATGGAGTGATTGCCTAAGCGATTTACTCATTCCCCATCAAATAGAACCGAGACAGCGATTTGTAGACAACGAAAACCGGCCTGACATCACGCTTTACGACACTGACACTGGGATcacaaaagaatgtgatgtttcgatagctcacccttggagcaaagacattattaaaggtgcagccagagaaggtggccatgcagcagctaaacgagaggcagcaaagtcaaaaaaatactcagaggaatcgcttgcggatggatcgaagcctatagttgtcccactcgtctttgaacacttcggcaggtggggcttaaaggctgacgagctgatgaatgaactggggaagaaggcgagaggctttgatggaagaagaattgcggtagagtttaaaaccttctggaggaaaagactgtctattactcttcaaaaatgcaacagcagagtgattttgcggaagctgtcaaggctttctgtgcgctcattaggagatgacagtgttttgggagtagatagagacattcagtgttttactcattag